The following is a genomic window from Rhodospirillaceae bacterium.
AGTGTATTCTCTATAATACCCCCAAACGCTCCTTTCCAGCCTGCGTGAGCGGCTCCAATGACTCCTGCTTCCGGGTCCACAAAGAGAACGGGTGTGCAGTCTGCTGTTAAAATTCCTATGGCTAGGCCAGGCGTTGCGGTAACCATTCCATCTGCGATCGGCGGACCGTAGTCATCCCATGGTGCCGTGACTGTCACAACGTCTGTGGTGTGTTCTTGATGCACGGTCAAAAGGTCGTCTACAGTTACACCTAAGGCATCCGCGCAAATGACACGGTTCTGTTGCACTGACGCTTTGATGTCAGAAGAGCCGAAGCCGCAATTTAGGCTTGTGTATAGGCCGTTTGAGGTGCCGTTTTGGCGTGTAAAGAATCCGTGTTTGAGACCCGGTGTGGAGCTTAGAGTCGACGCTTGAAGCATTATTTAACCTTTGCCTCAAAACCGGCGAGCGGGGCAATGTGCGATGGCGCGATAGCCAGTACTTTGAACAGCGAGCCCATAGCTTCTGGATCGATAAGGCGCGCAATGCTGGCGCGAATGGTCTCAACGTCTTGCTTGGATTTACCGTCTGAAAGTTGCGCCTCTCTCACTTTGATGCCGAGACGTTTCAGCCATAAGCCCTGCTCGACTGGACCATAAACAGCGCTGCCCACTGACCTTGCGGCCTCGCTCACCAATGCGAAATCCACGTGCGCCGTCAGGTCAGAAAAGCCTGGTGCTTTGAGGACGGGCGCGTAGGCGTGGTCTTTAACGGCTTGTAGGGTGTCTCCGATGTCTGTGCGGACGTAGCCATAATCAATCAACAGGCCAATGCCTGGGCGTTCTATGCATAATTTTGAGATGTCACTGACGACATTATGCACTGCGGTTGAATGTTCCAGGATGCTGCCCTCCGGAGCATCATGAAAAGCATCATCGATATTCGGTGTCGGAAGGCCGGCGACGGTAAATACAAACTCACGCCCATTGTGATTTACCAATCGTTCACACCAACCAGAAGAGGTTTTGACATATTGAGTAATGGGCAGTGCGTCGAGAAACTCGTTAGCAACAAGGATCACAGGCCCCTCGGGGAGGGTGGACAGGTCCTCGTGCCAGGATACATTGTGCCCCATTAAAGTTTTTTCTTGCTCTGCTCTCAGCTTCTCGCTGCGCTCGATAAGATGGACAGATACAGCATAACCAAATCTTGGCGCAGCTTTCGATGTTGTACGAATGATGTCTGCCATCAAGGTGCCACGACCTGGCCCACACTCAACAAGGTGAAAATCTCTTGGCTGATCCAAGCATTGCCACGCAGTGATGCACCACAAACCAATCAGTTCGCCAAAAACTTGAGAAATTTCAGGCGCCGTCACAAAATCACCAGACCGGCCAAAAATGTTGCCGCGCGCGTAATACGTGTCGACGACAGTTTCCATAAATGCTGCGATGCTGATTGGCCCGTTGCGTTTGATGCGCTCGATCAGATGATCCGTGCAACCCGTCTCTGTTGTCGCATCAGCTAAAGGGGGAGGGGGTGACGTGCTCATCAATCTTAGGACTTGCCCTTTTGAAGGGGTTCGCGGTTCACTGATCTCCAGACAACCCAAATGCCGAATATAAGCAAAGCGGCGGATAAAAGTTGCCCCATTGTTAGTCCGAAGAGGACGATGCCTAAATGCCGATCAGGTTCGCGGAAGAACTCAACAAAAATGCGGGCTAATGCGTACCCTGCGCAAAAACAGCCTGTAATAATACCTGGACGGTGACGGATTGCGTCTTGGCGCCACAGCCAATGCAGCAGGACAAGTAGAACGAGACCTTCCAGGGCCGCCTCATAAAGCTGGCTTGGATGGCGTGGAGCGGGTCCACCCGCTGGGAAAGCCATGGCCCAAGGCACATCGGGTGCTGCGCGGCCATAGAGTTCACCATTGATAAAGTTTGCAATGCGCCCAAGAAATAAGCCGATTGGCACAACGCAACCCACGTTGTCGGCTACATACCATTTGTCTACTCCAAGCCGCCGCGCAAAAAGGATGATGGCAATGGTCACTCCGATCAAGCCACCATGGAAGGACATGCCGCCTTCCCAGGTCATCAATATTTCGCCCGGGTTCGATAAGTAATAACCAGGTTTGTAAAAGAGAACGTAGCCAATCCGCCCGCCGAGTATAATGCCAACCAGGGTCCACATCAGAAAGTCGTCAACTTGCTTCGGAGTCAGGAGCGCTGGCGAACGAACGACCAAACGCCGCATATACCATGCGCCACCAAATAGCCCGGCGATGTAGGCCAGAGCATACCAACGTATGGCGAAGGGGCCCAATTCAATCAGCACTGGGTCAATAGTAGGAAACGTGAGGGCAAAAACTGTCATGTGGCTTTCTGTTACCGGTAAGGGTCTGCCTGACTTAAGTAATCTCGGATGGTTATGGTGACACCGTCTTGAAGTGACGTAAACGGTTTCTCGAAACCGGCTTTCCTTAAACGAGACATGTCAGCTTCTGTAAAATATTGATAATGCGCTTTAAGGTGTTCCGGTGTGTCCCGCCAAGTGATTTTTGATTCAAGACCGGCGCTGGCGTAGACGGCATGTGCCAAATCCAGGAAGGTTCTGGCGCGGCCCGTTCCCACATTAAATACTCCCGACACCGCGGTGTTTTCTAATAGCCACTGAATAACAGCGATACAATCATCGACGAAAATAAAGTCTCGCTTCTGTTCTCCATCAGCAACATCGGTGCGATGAGACCGAAACAACGGATATGGCGATCCTTCGGCAATTACCGGATACATTTGGCTGACGACGCTGGCTTGGGGGCCTTTGTGCATTTCATTGGGCCCGAAGACATTGAAGAACCTGAGCCCCGCCCATTGTGGAGGGGTCGGCCCTCCGGCCTCAACTTGTTCTGCAACAAAGCAGTCGAAGGCCAGTTTGCTTTCCCCATAAATGTTAAGCGGCCTAAGGCGCTGCATCTCCACCAACTGTTGCCTGTCCTCAAAACCCTGCTGTCCATCCCCATATACGGAGGCTGAAGAGGCGTAGATAAGCGAGGTGTCTGTTTCTATGCACCACCGCCACAGAAATTTGCTGAGGTCTACGTTAACAGCGAAGACAGCCTCACGGTCCGTGGCCGTTGTGGCTGTTTCTGCTCCAAGATGGATAAGGGCTTCTATGTCTAGTGCGTGTTTAAAGAGGAAGGCTTCGATTTCGGTGGGAGCTACCCAAGTCAGCCCTTTTCTTTTTTGAGTATTGAGTCTTTTCGCCTTTGATTCACGAAAATCCACAGCTGCAATGGCGCTTTTTCTGTTTTGCTCCAGAACGGCCAACACGTTTGACCCGATGAACCCTGATGCGCCTGTCACAACAAACATGAATAATCCCGATATCTATAGTGTTTTGTATTTATGCCGGAGCATGAGTGCAGCGGCAATGAAGCAAAGCCCAGAGATTGTTATCAAGTGGGGTTGAAGGGAACACCGGTTACGCCGATATTATGATTGTAGCTTTATCTTGGAGACTTACAGTGCAGAGCCAGAAGAGAATTTTTGATGATATCGCTAAGGTCGCCGGTGGTGCCTTAGGAGCGTTGGGTGGCCTCAAGCAAGAGGTCGAAAGCCTCGTTCGCCAGAGGGTCGACCGCTTTCTCAGCGACCGTGATCTTGTAACGCGCGAAGAATTTGAGGTCGTAAAGGCAATGTTGTCTGAGGCGCGGGTTGAACAAGAAAAACTCCTTAAGCGCCTTGAGAAACTGGAGTCTGGAACCGCGACAAGCGTAAAGCACGCGAAACCAGTGCCCAACAAGACGACCTCTGCGAAGACTAAAACGGCGGCAAAACCAAAGCGCTCCGCCCCTTCTGCCTGATTGTCCAAAGCCGATACGGCAAGCAGGTCCTATGACAACAACGTGAAACTGGCCGACTCGGCAGTTCTACTAAGATTTGTTATTGAAGCGCTCGGAAACCTACTATATCTTGATTCTTAGGCTACGAATTTGGGGGCCGCTATTTCGAGCTGGCCCGGGGCAAATGAGGGGATTCCATGCGCACCACCACCGTCAGCCAAGACGCTCCGGCAGACAATCCGTTAGATCGGATTGAGGAAGTTATCACTGTAAAAGATTGGGTTTTTGATCGCCGCAGCGATGAAGAGATGGCGGTTGAAGCTCCAGGCACATGGTGTGATTTCGGCTTGTTTTTTGCTTGGTCAGAAGAGCTAGACGCTCTTCACTTCTCTTGCGCACTTGATATGCGGGTGCAGCCAAAAGTTCTGAATAATATCTATGAGCTTATCGCCAAGCTTAACGAGCGGTTGTGGATTGGCCATTTCGCCGTATGGATCGATGAGGGTATACCCATGTTCCGCCATACCGTTCATTGTCATGGGGGCCGATTGGATGCGGCTCATATTGACGAGCTTGTTGATCTCGCACGGAGCGAATGTGAGCGTTACTATCCGGCCTTTCAGTTCGTGATATGGGGTGGCAAAAGCCCGGACGATGCGATTTCCTGCGCTTTGCTTGATACGGTTGGTGAGGCGTAAAGCTCCAGTCTCTCGATTCAAAACAAAAGACGCCGTTCAAAACACCCTGATTGTGTTAAACTCTTCACATGATTGAAGGCACGCTTTTATTGGTTGGTTGCGGCAGGATGGGCGGCGCTCTGTTAGAAGGGTGGTTTGCTCACGGGCTTAGTCCTGTGGATATCATGGTTGTTGAACCTGCTGGTCGTTCCTCTATTGCCGCTGCCAAGGGTCACCCTGCCCTTACTGTGTTGAGTCAGGCTTCAGAAATTCCAAGTGATTTTAGACCCGACGCGGTCATCTTTGCTGTGAAGCCACAACTATTACCTGACGTTGCACCTGATTACGCGCGCTTTGCCAAAGGCGGTACGGTCTACCTATCGATTATTGCGGGGATAACTTTGTGTAAACTGCAATCCTTGTTGGGGGCAGAGGCTGCCATTGTGCGTGCCATGCCAAACACCCCGGCAGCCATAGGGAAAGGGGCAAGCGTTTTATGCGCTTCCGACGTTGTCGGCCCGTCACAGAAGCGTGTCTGTAAGGTGTTGATGGCTGCGGTTGGGCTTACGGCCTGGGTCACAGAAGAAGCAGAAATGAATGCGGTCACGGCCGTCTCCGGCAGCGGTCCGGCTTATGTATTTTTGCTCGCAGAAACACTGACTCAGGCAGGAATTAATGCTGGGCTTGCACCCGCTTTGGCTCAGCAATTAGCAAATGCGACGGTTTCCGGGGCAGGGGCGTTGTTGGAGGCGCAACCAGAAGAAGCCAGCCTTCTACGCCAGAATGTAACCAGCCCTGGTGGTACCACAGAAGCCGCATTAAATGTTCTGATGAAAGACAACGAGTTACAGGACTTGATGACCCGTGCCGTTGCTGCTGCTGTGAAGCGCTCACAAGAGCTGGCTGAATAGCTGAATTAATATCAAATCTAAAGCAGAGCGCTAGGAGGAGGCTCTTAATCCATGGCAGCTAAAAAAACATCCAAGTCATCGCGTCCGGTCAAAACTGAGCGGTCACTCAAAGACAGAGTCGCCGATGTGGCTCTTAAGACTGCGTCTCAGCAGGGCTGGGGTGAGCTGACACTTTCCGATCTGGCGAATAGCGCCAAAGAGCCATTCGGCCTTGTTGTTGAAGCGTTTCCAACGACGGACCGTATCGCAGCGCATTTATTTAGCCGGGTTGATTCGATTGTGTTGGCTGCAATTCCGAAGATTAATCATGACGAGAGCCCGCGCGACCGACTTTTCGAAGTTCTCATGATGCGGTTTGATGCTTTGCAAGCAGAGCGCGCAGGGTATGCCGCTATTCTAAGGTCCATGCAAAGACGACCATTGAGTATGTTCATGCGGATTCCCGGTCTGATTCATTCTATGGCGCTCCTACTTATTGCCTCAGGCATTGATGCGACTGGGCCGTTTGGCGTTGCTCGCGCGCATGCGTTGGGTGCGATATACATCATGGCCCTTCGTACATGGCTTAAAGATGATAGCTCAGATATGGCGCAAACAATGTCTGCTCTGGACAAAGGCTTAGACCGACTGGAGCAATTGCAGAAAATGTTTATGAAGCCTTCTAGTAAGGCTGGGTCTTCTTAAACCGGAAGGCGTAAAGTCGCGCGCAGCCCTCCCAGCGGGCTCTGACTGAGCACTATGTCTCCACCCAAGCCACGCGCGATGTCACGTGAGATTGTAAGCCCAAGACCTACCCCGCCGGTTTCGGGATTGCGCGAGGGATCCACCCTGTAGAAGGCTTTAAACACACTTTCTATTTGATCTTCAGGAATTCCTGGGCCGTTGTCATCCACATGTATTTCAATGTGAGCTCCCGCGCGTTTGGCTGATATATCAACACGTGTTCCATAACGGGATGCATTGCTGATGAGGTTGCTCAGACTTCGACGAAACGCGGTTGGTTTTGTTGTCACAGGCCCACCTAATTCTCGCAGCGTGAGATTTAAAACCTTTATGGACTCTTTGAACCGATCATAAATATCTTCGATCAATTCTTCTAAGTTTGTGGGCTCCGGAGCTTCCTCTCCTTCGCCACGTGCAAAAGCAAGATACCCATTGAGCATTTGTTCCATTTCATCAATGTCGCGTTTGATGTCTGCAATGTCTTCTGGGTTGGCTCCGTTCAGCATTTCAGTCTGGAGTCTCAGGCGGGTCAGCGGTGTGCGTAGGTCATGGGATACTCCTGCCAGCATTTCCGTCCTTTGATCAATCTGTCGTTTGATACGGTTGCGCATGGCGGTAAAAGCCCAAGCGGCTTGCCGTACTTCCTTTGCACCTTCTGCCTTAAAATTTGGGACGTCTCGTCCTTTACCAAAACTATCTGCCGCGCGTGCGAGTCTTCTGACCGCCCGAACCTGAACATTCAGAAACAATGCTGCAACCCCAAACAGCACCAGAGACGATCCAACCATCCACAACACAAAAACGTAAGTGGTGGAGCTAAAGAGTCGTTTGCGGGGGGCAACGACATGCAAAACGCCATCCGGAAGTTGCATGTTGATTTCAATTTCAGTCTCTGAATGTTCGAAATCAATTGTGAAGGGGCGCCGTAATTCTCGCCAGAGTTCACGTGTTAAGACATCAGGAAACGGTCCATCTGCATTGATGGTTTGATCCGCTGGAAGGGCAGCGCCTTGGTCAAACGTGATTTCTAATTGCATGGTTTGTCGGGCAGATACTTCTATCCATTCAAAGCGCGCTTCTTCTGGATAGTCGCGTAAGTAGACCCGAATGAGTGAGATATCTCCGGCGAGCCCCTGGGCTAAGCGACGGGAAAGAGTTTCCCAGTGATTATCGTAAAAGATAAAGGTGGAAATAATCTGAACCAGAATCAGAGGGACGAGAATAATCATTGCAGAGCGGCCCATGAGGGTCGCAGGCAACCATTTGGTCCAGCCTGACTCTTTAAACCACTGGCTTATTGTTCTCACGATAGCGTTATGATTTGCGGTATGACCGGTCATGACAAGACCCCTTTAGTCGGTACGCAACAGATAACCGGTGCCTCGAACCGTCTGGAGGTATCGTGGTTGCCTGGGGTCACTTTCAATTTTCCGGCGTAATCGCGTAACCTGAACATCAATCGTACGTGGGTTCGATTGCCCGGTTTCGTCGTTACCCAGTTGACTGCGTTGTACTGGCGTATTTGCGTTGAGGGCAAGCGTTCTTAATAATGTAGATTCGGCTGATGTGAGATGAACAGTAGCGCCATCACGCAAGAGGGTGTTGCGTGTCACATCATAACGGCATTGGCCAAATGACAACTCATGCAGGCCGTCATCTTCAGGAGGCGGTGCGCGCCTCAGGATTGCGGTGATCCTTAGCATCAGTTCTCTTGGTTCGAATGGTTTGCCCATGTAATCGTCTACGCCATGTTCCAGACCTGCGATGCGATGCTGTGCTTCGCCCATTGCCGTGAGCATTAGAATCGGAACATTGCTTTCTGTACGCACATGTTTGGCGAAGCTCATTCCGTCTTCGCCTGGCATCATGACGTCTAGAACGATGAGATCAAACTGCAGAGAACTTAAGTGCTGACGTGCATCTTTTGCTGATGCAGCATCTGTTACCATAAAGCCTTGTTCTTTTAGATACTTTTTGATTAAGCGCCTTAGCCGCGTGTCGTCATCAACAACCAATACATGAGCCTGAGGGGATATTAGTCCCTCAGGTGTAACATCACCAGCTATTGTTCTTGCCACTTTCACGCCTCAGTCCTTATAACTTCTCTTCATTGAACCGGTGTCGGGCTGAAGCTTCCATGATGCCCAACATTACTTTTCGGAATCCTTCAACTGCATCAGCGCCGGCGTCTTTATAAGCGGCTGCGATGCGGGCCCTTTGCTCGCTGGTCAGGAGCCTTTCTAGGTCTTGGCCTTTATCGGTCAGGGATAACAGACGTTGCCGCCGATCTGTAGTGCCAGGTTTCTGTTGAATGTAACCCTCATCGACGAGTTGGCGAAGCACACGGGATAGACTCTGTTTGGTGATTGAGAGGATGCCGAGCAATTCACTGACGCTCATATCAGGGTATTGCCCAACGAAATAAATCACGCGGTGGTGCGCCCGTCCGAAACTTTGTTTGGCTAAAATAGAATCTGCCTCTGCCGTGAAGTCTTTATAGGCAAAGAACAGCAATTCGATGCCTTGTCGCAGGTCTTCATCGCGCAGAAAGAGCAGATTTGTACCGGGTTTTGATTCAACCATAACTCTGGGTCGCATCGCTTGGGGCTCAGGTCAATAGGATTGAATATAAGTCAGTAATATTGACATATATTAATTCGGATGTTACGTCATACGTTCATTTTGATTAATAATATGTCTCACATAGGACGTACAGAGACGGCATAAGGAAGATTCCTCTAATGTCTATACAGCCCTTTGATGATCGGGACGGCTATATTTGGTTCAACGGTGAACTCCAGCCTTGGCGTGGCGCTAAGCTGCACGTGTTGACCCACGCTTTGCATTACGCCTCTTCAGTCTTTGAAGGAGAGCGCATTTATAACGGCAAGGTTTTTAAGCTTGAAGAGCATACGGAGCGCTTGTTTTTCTCGGCGAAAACGCTGGATATGAAAATTCCCTATGATCAGGACGCCATCAATGTCGCTACCTACGAAGCGATCCGCGCCAACAACATTACGGATGGTTATGTTCGTCCGATCGCATGGCGTGGTAGCGAATTAATGGGAATTACTGCGGCAGCGTCGAAAATAAATGTCGCCATCGCTGTCTGGCCATGGCCATCCTACTTCTCTCCGGAAGCACGATTAAAGGGCCTTAAACTTGACTTATCGGAGTGGCGTAGACCTTCGCCACAAACAGCCCCTGTTTTTGCAAAAGCTGCCGGACTGTACATGATCTGTACCTTGTCAAAGCATGCCGCAGAGCGGAAAGGTCTAGACGATGCGCTTCTCCTAGATTGGCGTGGGCAGGTTGCTGAAGCGACAGGGGCAAACGTCTTTTTCGTGATGGGAGGAAAGTTGCATACCCCTACACCGGATTGCTTCTTGGACGGCATTACGCGTCGCACTGTTATTGGTTTGGCCAAAGAACAGGGATACGACGTGATTGAGCGGGCCATAATGCCAGAGGAAATGGCCGACGCAGATGAGTGCTTTTTGACCGGCACAGCAGCTGAGGTCACTCCTGTTAGCGCGATTGGTAGCTATACTTTTACGCCTGGCAAAGTTTGCCGGACATTGATGGAAGCTTACGACATTACCGTTGGAAAAACGGCAAGTTCAGAGTCTAGCGCAGCCTAGTCTCATTTAATCTTTGATTCAGTGGCGGATCTGTTCCATCTGGTCGACCGGTCATCATCAACTTCTTTTGCCTCAACCCAAGAGGCACCTGTGCTGCTATGCTCACGTTTCCAAAAGGGAGCGTGAGTCTTAAGCCAATCCATAACAAATTCGCAGGCGGCAAAAGCATCTCCCCGGTGGGTGGCTGCCGTGCAAACCAGTACAATCGGATCCCCAGGTGTCATCACACCATATCGATGGATGACAATCATATCGTCTAGCGGCCAACGAGACTTTGCTTCATCACAAATACGTTTCAGTTCTTTCTCGGTCATGCCTGGGTAGTGCTCAAGCTCCAAGCTGGAGATGATGTTCTTAGGTCGTGATGGTGGCGATTCGTTATTATCAACATCTAGGCTATTGAAATCGCGCACCTGCCCGACAAAGTTGGCAACACCACCAGAGTTGGGGTTGCGTGCTAAGAACGTATTTAGTTCAGCGCCTGGGTCAAATGGATTATCTTGAACGCGTATCATAATTACCCTCCTGTAACGGGAGGAAAAAATGCGATTTCACTGGCATTTTTTATTGAAGCATCGAATGGCACATGAGTCTGGTCAACCGCAACACGCACCCGAGTCATATCTTGCAAAGCGTTGGCATGTTGGGGACTCAATTGTTTTAAGACACCGATCGCGTCTGCAACGGTGGATACATCATTAGGAAATTCTATATGTTCTTTGCCAGTGCCAATTCTCTCTTTGATCCACGCAAAATATAGGACGGTCGTTGCCACGAAGATCTACTCCAAAGTTTTACTGTTTTTGGCTGCAATAGACTCTTCTTCATCAAGCATATGAACAACGCCAGCCTTCAAATAATCATATCCCGTAATGAGAGTAAGCAGGGCGGCTAACCATAGGCCAATCTCACCAATCAATTGAGCCGGTATCCAAGATGGGGCGTCTGTGCCGACGATTAAGAATCCCAGAGCAAACATTTGCAACGTGGTTTTCCATTTCGCTAAAGTTGAGACGGGCACACTAACCTGTGTTTGGGCAAGGAACTCACGTAATCCTGAGACTAACAATTCACGGGTTAGAATAACCACCGCAGGTAAATAAGCCCAGGTACTCATGCGCTCAAACCCGACGAGCATTAAAAGCAATGCGGCAACCAGCAGCTTATCTGCAATTGGGTCAAGAAAACGACCGAACGGTGAGACCTGATTGCTCCGCCGGGCGATATAACCGTCAAAGAAGTCTGTGATTCCGGCGATAATAAACAGTCCGAGCATTACCCAGCGTGTTGTGGCGCTATCCCAGTAAAAAAGTGAAATGACAACAGGAATGATAAAAATTCTTGAAAGCGTTAAAATGTTGGGAAGGTTGAGCACAGGTAATTTCCATCAGGCCTAAGTTTTTAGTATGACTTATTGATCAGGGTGAAAATGATCATAGAGCTTTTTTGCCAGCCCTGCACTGATACCATCAACTGCGGCTAAATCCTCTGTTCCAGCTTGCCCGATGGCCTTCGCTGATCCAAAACGATGAAGAAGTGCCTTTTTTCGTTGGGCTCCAATGCCAGGAATCTGATCAAGTTCAGATTGCACTATTGCTCGAGATCGTTTGTTGCGGTGCGATGAAATCGCAAACCGATGTGCTTCGTCGCGCAAGCGTTGCAGGAAATAAAGCGCCGGGTGCGATGGTGGCAAGGTGAATGGCGGCTTGTCTTGCCTGTGAAATTGCTCCCTACCAGCGTTTCGATCTGGGCCTTTTGAAATGGCAACCATTGGAACGTCATTAATACCAAGTTCTTCTAGCGTCTGATAGGCGATCGAAAGTTGACCTTGTCCGCCGTCAAGAAGGACAAGGTCTGGCCATATTCCCTTGGTGCGTTCTGGATCTTCTTTTTGGGCGCGGCCAAATCGGCGCTGCAGAACTTCTTTCATAGCACCGTAGTCGTCGCCCGGGACCAGGTCTTCAGATTTTAAGTTGAATTTCCGATAAGAATTTTTCTCTAAGCCATTTGCGCCAGTGACAATCATAGCGCCGACCATATGCGTTCCTGATATATGCGAGTTATCATAGACTTCAATGCGATCAGGCGAAGTTGGTAAACTAAATATTTCTGCAACGCTTTCCAACAGCTTTCGTTGGGCCGAACTTTCCGCCATGCGTCTGCCTAATGCCTCTCGAGCATTCAATTTGGAATGATCAATCAGTTTTCGGCGGGCCCCTCTTTGTGGGGCTATGATGTCGACCTTATGATTGGTGCGTATACCTAAAGCCTCTGATATGAGGGCCCTGTGCGGGGGAGGATGGCTTACAAGTATGGTGCGGGGGGCTGGGGCCGCATCGTAAAACTGCCCTAGAAAAGCTTCTATGATTTCGCCATCATCGTCATCAGCAGAATGAGACGGATAATAGGCGCGGTTGCCAAAGTTTTGGCCGCCACGGAAGAAAAAGATTTGGATGCAAGATTGGCCACCTTCACGGTGCAGACCAATGACATCGGTGTTTTCCGTTGATGGTAAGTTAATATCTTGATGATTCTGAACAGACGTTAAGGCACGGATGCGATCACGATATATTGCTGCATTTTCAAAATCTAACTCTGCGCTGGCTGTTTCCATGCGCCGGGAGAGGTCTTGTTGAATTTCACGGCTCTCACCACTTAGGAAATCGCGCGACTGACGTATCAGGTCAGCATAGACTTCCTGTGGCACTGCATCGACACAAGGTGCGCAGCATTTTTTGATTTGATAGAGTAAGCACGGCCTTGATCGATTTTCGAAGACACTGTCTGAACACGTTCTGAGCAGAAAAGCTTTCTGCAATGTGGTCAGCGTATGGTTCACGGCTCCTGCAGAAGCGAAGGGCCCAAAATATTGATGCTGAGCTTTGCGTGCTCCTCTGTGTTTAATGACACGGGGAAACGCGTGATCTCCTGTGATCATAATGTAGGCGAAAGATTTATCGTCTCTGAGTAATATGTTGTATCGTGGCTTAAGTTGCTTGATGAGATTGCTTTCAAGCAGCAATGCCTCAGCTTCGGTATGGGTTGTGACAATTTCCAGATGAGCGGTTTCGGTGACCATCCTCTGCAGTCGCATAGGAAGGCGCTCTATCTTCGTATAAGCGGTGACACGCTTTTTTAGATTTTTGGCTTTGCCAACGTAAAGCGCATCTCCTGATGCATTTATCATTCTGTAAACACCAGGGCGGCTTGGAAGGTTCTTGAGGGCATCTGAAATGACCTTTAAGCCGTTGCCGAGCTTTTGACCGGGCGTATATGAACCCTTAGGCACGGCTTCAGCTGGTTGGTCTCTACCAGAATTCTTTGTGTTGCTTGAACGTTCCATCCCCCGGATTTGGCACTGATGTCATGTTCGGTCAACCGCTGAACATAACTTCAGGGAATAAGGTGAGGATATCCAGGAAAGCTGTGGAAAAGTCTGTGGGAATATGAACTGCAAGCCATAGGCCATGTAAAATAACCAAGAAAAGAGTTATTCAGGTTTATTTTCTGAAAAACCCTCTAAGTATCTGAGATGTATAGATAAAATATAATAAACTGGAAAACAAGACGTTGCAAATAGGGAAAAGTCATCGCCTGCTATTGAGTTCAAAGATCAAATAAATCCGTGTGCACAACTTACTTGACTAAAGTTCTAAGTTGGAGAGTAACGCTGATTCGAAGTTTAGATTTTATTACAAATCAACACGTTAAATGCCTGGAGACTGTCTTAGGATGGGGTGCGGCGCTCAATTTCTACGCCGACACTCTCGACGTCTTCGAAAACGTCGAGTTTTTCCACACGCACCCTGACCGTATGGCAGTCAGGGTGTTGCAAGCACGTTTGTGCGATTCGTTCTGCGAGAGTTTCTACTAAGTTTGTATGCCCGTCAGCCGTAATAGCACGAATGCGTGTGACAACATCCTCATAGCACACCACGTTCTCAAGACGGTCTGAAAGCGGTTTTCCATCATCAGTGACCGCGAGGTCTAGATTGATGCGGACTCTCTGTGGCACCCCTCTCTCGTGAGGAT
Proteins encoded in this region:
- the uvrC gene encoding excinuclease ABC subunit UvrC, with translation MERSSNTKNSGRDQPAEAVPKGSYTPGQKLGNGLKVISDALKNLPSRPGVYRMINASGDALYVGKAKNLKKRVTAYTKIERLPMRLQRMVTETAHLEIVTTHTEAEALLLESNLIKQLKPRYNILLRDDKSFAYIMITGDHAFPRVIKHRGARKAQHQYFGPFASAGAVNHTLTTLQKAFLLRTCSDSVFENRSRPCLLYQIKKCCAPCVDAVPQEVYADLIRQSRDFLSGESREIQQDLSRRMETASAELDFENAAIYRDRIRALTSVQNHQDINLPSTENTDVIGLHREGGQSCIQIFFFRGGQNFGNRAYYPSHSADDDDGEIIEAFLGQFYDAAPAPRTILVSHPPPHRALISEALGIRTNHKVDIIAPQRGARRKLIDHSKLNAREALGRRMAESSAQRKLLESVAEIFSLPTSPDRIEVYDNSHISGTHMVGAMIVTGANGLEKNSYRKFNLKSEDLVPGDDYGAMKEVLQRRFGRAQKEDPERTKGIWPDLVLLDGGQGQLSIAYQTLEELGINDVPMVAISKGPDRNAGREQFHRQDKPPFTLPPSHPALYFLQRLRDEAHRFAISSHRNKRSRAIVQSELDQIPGIGAQRKKALLHRFGSAKAIGQAGTEDLAAVDGISAGLAKKLYDHFHPDQ
- a CDS encoding dihydroneopterin aldolase — translated: MADIRKKRVIEPLYIANAVDQVRHVFVRDLVLPCDIGIHPHERGVPQRVRINLDLAVTDDGKPLSDRLENVVCYEDVVTRIRAITADGHTNLVETLAERIAQTCLQHPDCHTVRVRVEKLDVFEDVESVGVEIERRTPS